A single Muntiacus reevesi chromosome 9, mMunRee1.1, whole genome shotgun sequence DNA region contains:
- the LOC136174604 gene encoding olfactory receptor 5AP2-like, with amino-acid sequence MTPGEPALAAGNYTPITHFILLGFSNDPDLQKLLFGGFLLIYAMTVVGNLGMMALILTDSRLHSPMYFFLSILSFLDICYTSVVTPKLLVDLLASDRSISFKGCMVQMTFFVMHATAESFLLASMAYDRCTAICRPLHYGSVMTRGTCVQLVAASYAFGAANSAIETGNVFALPFCGPNQVPHYFCDIQPLLRLACANTAMAGVVLYAFSALATILPAALILTSYGLVLLAIGRMRSAAGKEKALSTCASHFLAIAVFYSTVIFTYVQPRGSTDDASGQVVSVCYTIITPMLNPLIYSLRNREVKEALQRRLQVNIFPC; translated from the coding sequence ATGACACCTGGAGAACCAGCCCTTGCCGCTGGAAACTACACCCCCATCACCCACTTCATCTTGCTGGGATTCTCCAACGACCCAGACCTCCAGAAGCTTCTCTTCGGAGGCTTCCTGCTCATCTACGCCATGACCGTGGTGGGCAACCTGGGGATGATGGCGCTCATCCTCACGGACTCCCGCCTCCAcagccccatgtacttctttctcagcaTCCTCTCTTTCCTCGATATCTGTTACACCTCGGTGGTCACACCCAAGCTGCTGGTCGACCTCCTGGCCTCTGACAGGTCCATCTCCTTCAAGGGCTGCATGGTCCAGATGACCTTCTTTGTGATGCACGCCACAGCTGAGAGCTTCCTGCTGGCTTCCATGGCCTACGACCGCTGCACGGCCATCTGCCGACCTCTCCACTACGGCTCCGTCATGACCAGGGGCACCTGTGTCCAGCTGGTGGCCGCTTCCTACGCTTTCGGTGCAGCTAATTCTGCTATTGAGACTGGGAATGTCTTCGCCCTGCCTTTCTGTGGGCCCAACCAGGTACCACACTACTTCTGTGACATCCAACCCCTTCTCCGCCTGGCCTGTGCCAACACAGCCATGGCAGGAGTGGTCCTCTATGCCTTCTCCGCCCTGGCCACCATTCTGCCTGCTGCCCTCATCCTCACCTCCTACGGCCTGGTCTTGCTGGCCATTGGGAGGATGCGCTCAGCAGCTGGGAAGGAGAAGGCGCTCTCCACGTGTGCCTCCCACTTCCTGGCCATTGCCGTCTTCTACAGCACTGTGATTTTCACCTACGTCCAGCCCCGTGGATCCACCGATGATGCCAGTGGCCAGGTAGTGTCTGTCTGCTACACCATCATAACCCCCATGCTCAACCCCCTCATCTACAGCCTCCGCAACAGGGAGGTGAAGGAGGCCCTGCAGAGGAGGCTCCAGGTCAATATCTTTCCCTGCTGA